From the genome of Solanum stenotomum isolate F172 chromosome 5, ASM1918654v1, whole genome shotgun sequence:
CCCGAACAccataattatttaaaaaaactagCACAATTAATGTTCCCATATCTGTTGGCACTTTTacaaattatcttttaaatGTTGAGCAAAAGTGAGACTCTGAAGATACTAAACATTGTTTAGATATCTGCTTACAAGCTTTCTGTTTGTTTATTTACTACTTGCTTGGCATATCATATGATCAGTTATTGTAGATACAAGGTTGTTTGTAGGTATGGTATTTCATGATTCTATGAATTGGTTGCCACAGCTGAGATAAATTTGAGTGTGATTTGAAGTTTCATTTTGAGATAATATGGCATTAACCGGTCCCTCTTCTCGATTATGTTTTTCTAGTGTTGGCCTATCCTATCACTTTGTTTCTTATGCTAGTCTTGCACCGCTAGTTTTATAGACATCTAATCTGCGAAGCTTAACTCTGTGATCTTGCATATGTCACATATTATCCAGTTAAATGTACTGGCACAATATACCTCTAGATCCGTTTATACCAATTTTTTAATCAACTAGAGTATTTTATCAAGAGGAACAAATTGATTTGTCCATACTAATATGTGAGAATGataactttacttttttttaggtTAGTAGTAAACATTCATTGACCGAAGCAATTGTTTGATATGCTAAAAAGTTTTCGAGAGCATGAGAAGAACTCTAAGTGGACAGAAATTCGAGGATTTGAATCCATAACCAGCCAAGGTGTCAAAGCTTTTAACTGAAATGAATTAggaaatttataatttgaaacaaGAGCCTGATGTTGGATCAAGACAGATCTATTCCAGTTGATGATGAAGTGTTAGCAGAAACAGAATAATTGGCACATACTGCAGATGCTCGTGATCCCGAAAAATGCCACAATTTATCTAGTGTAAATAtttgttgatcaatttttttgtttttacattgTTGAAtgcattcttttattttttataattcattttttttaccatGGGAAGACAGAGAAGTGGATGTGTTGAGTTTGAATATTGTTAAGTGAATGACATTGTTTGAGTTTGGTaagtttgtttattattatctttgaaCTCATTTCTCTTGtgaatttcatttttgttgttttaaaagtGTTTGACTAAATATGTGGATCAAGGCGAATTTTATGGCTAATTTCATTTGCCATGGCAAATGCCACTAAAACAAGTTTCCTTTACTGGTAATTGTTGTTTATTTACCGGCAATTACAAAAGCCACAAATATGCTTGAGATTACATTTTCTAAGGTAGTTCTCATGGCAATAGTAATTTCTTCTGAATAAATGCCGCAAAAGTAATTACTTTTCGTGGAAATAATATTGGTCTTTACCGGCACTCCATATAAATGCCGCTAAAGGCTGAAGCAACATTGGATGCAATGACATTTGATTAAATGTCGCTAAATGTTTTTGCGGCAATAAGTATTGCCGCTAAAGGCCTCTTTTGGTGTAGTGTGCTTATTGTTCGCGCCTAGGGTTGGAGACAAGGCCACTGTCGACTTGAACTTAGCTGCACATCACACTGCCATGCCACTGGTAATGCCTTTCCTGTGTCTTTCTTGGCCTTGCTAGCTCTTGTTTAACTTGTGATATTCCTTgtctttcttcttattttgctTTGCATTTACTTGTCCTTGCTATTAACTCATCTTGACTTGCCCAGATTTGATTCGACCTTGGCACTTGCCACTACCAAACGTCGTCTAGGACCCATCCCATGTGATGACGAACAGTCTGTCGACCTTGCTTATTTCCAACTTGGTAATGCCTCCACACTGCCCACATGTTTGATTCATCCTGCACCTAGGCCCATGACAAAGTCATACATGCCAACCTTTTACCTCTACTGTTCCATATACCGAGTTTAAAAGTCTAGTACCCTAACACCAGGGATGTATATAGCACGGAAGGGGCAGGGGTGGGGGGGGGGAGATTAAATTTTACCCTGCCCAGCCCCATCCTGCCTCGTTTatgcttccttttttttttcttcatactcTTTTTTTGCAATATTGTGTTTAATTCCTTATAACTGTTTACATTTTTTAGTTGAACTTTATATCTTTCCCATATTTGAGAAAATAGGAAAACATAACCATGTGAAAAGTACTAAAATCAATTACTTCTAAGTTCTAACAACAAATTTTTTACCATTTGAATAAAGTGGAACTGTGGCTTCTAAATTGTCCATAAAATAGTTATGGTCTTTCTTCAATACTCACCACCTATCCTGTCGcatcaatattatttaaatacatTAATCTTTCGCCGCCCTGTCTTGTACTTGCCCTGCTCTATTGCTATAAAATTCAACAAATTTTCTTCATTTATATGGCAAAATGTCAACACAGTTAGGTTGGGATAGAAACCAACAATATAACACCTGGTCCATAGACTAGTGTTTGATTTTCCAATAATTGGATTGCCAATCATTTATGAAACATTGGGCAggttaaagtaacttatcaaaTACTTAGAGGATGTGATGTGCAATTCTCTTCCCTATAAATAAGAACACAGACAAAAAAGGGATTCATTCAAAGAAGAATAATTAAGAATATGACAAACCTCATGATCTCTAGTAAAGTAGAAGCACTTCCTCCAACTTATGTATTACCAATGCATGAAAGGCCACTAGCCCCAGTTCCAATTGTCAAGGAAATTCCAGTAATTGATTTGGGCGAAGAACGAGCTGTTGTCACTCAACAACTTGTGAAAGCTTTGGAACAATATGGCTTTTTTCAGGTTCATAATTATTTCATGCAAATACTATTCCCTctgttttaaagaaaatgacatactttttttttttagtctgttttaagaaaaatgactcaTTTCCTCTTTTGACAATACTTTAATTACAgtttccacatgacatgtttaagccATGagattaaatgatattttggtaCAATAGATATAACGTTAATCTAGGATCACAAGAttgaaaaatcttctttattttcttaaacttcgtgccaagtcaaacaagATGAACTCAAACTGAGACGATAGAATAATGAAACAGGTAATTAATCACGGGGTACCAGAGGATTTAATGGATAAGGCAATGAAAGTCTACGAAGAATTTTTCAATTTGCCAGTGAAACAGAAAGAAAATTATGCAGAAAAAGCAGAAACACTCTATACTAACAATCCCAAGCATCATGCTTCAAAGGAGCATAAATACTGGAAGGAAGTCTTGGAACACAACTGCAATATTGATGGACAAGATAAACAAACTTGGCCTAGTAACCCTCCAACATTTAGGTACCTAACTATTTCTCAATCTTAAATTAGTAGATGAAATGATAGCCGATTTGTAGATGGATTTTCGTGTGAAAGTTAAATATGAGAATGAACATTCAGGGAGGTTATTGGTGCATATTCATCTGAAATTAGAAAGTTGAGCATGATAATCTTCGATTTGGTAAGCAAAGGACTAGGCTTGGAGGCAGGGTACTTTGGCAAAGGTCATGGGCAGAGAATGTTTGTCAATCACTATCCAATATGCCCAGATCCAAGTTCAACTTTGGGAACTGGTGGACATTGTGATCCTAATCTCATAACCATTTGCCAGCAACAAGTATATGGCCTTCAAATACTCAAGAATGATGAATGGATTGGTGTGGAACCTCTACCTCATGCATTTGTTGTCAATTTTGGTCTCCTAATAACGGTAACACTTCTTTTAACATTCATTTATGACATGATACATAAACGTAACATGCCCTTTAACTTGCTCATAATACAGGTAGTGACCAATGGAAAGTTGAAAAGTGTTGCACATCGAGTGGTGACAAATACAACTCAAGCACGTACCGCCATCGGTACTTATTTTTGTCCAGCAAATGTGGTTGAGCCAGCAAAATCATTTGTTGGTCCAGACAATCCGCCATTATTCAAACCCTTCAAATGGGGCACTGAGTTTTTGCCACATTACTTCAACAACAGAGCAGTATACCACGCAACATTGGAAGCTTTCAAAATCAGTGCTTAATAAGAGTTTTTAATTTCCACCCAAATAAGATGAGAGAGTCTCTACTCATACTACTTTGAATTTCCACCAAAATAAgagtttttaattaatttacaattCCTATGTAATTTGTAACCTAGGTTTGAATCGAACTTGTTATTCATTCATGAATAAGAAGCTTTGATTCCTACCAATTTGTGTGTTGTATCTTGACTTATTATTGCCTcaataataaaatctttttagTACTTTCTTCATGTCAATTTATGCGGCGAAATTTTTAAACTGATTATCAAACATACATATAAAAATGAACTGTGGAGAATTCCAGAATCTCCTTAATTATGCAagatataataataaacaacaaacttctaacctcctaacctcacAAAATGGCTCtgaactcttcaaattttagtttGCTCACCTAGTCTCATCAAGGAAAGctaataaaatcacatatatatatatatcatgaaacAAGCACCTTCACAAGTAGAAATAGTGCACACACttaattcaaaagattgaatataaattacgGACTTAGTATCGAAGAGCAACTCTCAAactcacaaataaaattcacgTGTATGCACAAAAAACTATATGGTTgtccattatgtacatctccactaattaagcatgcttgaataaatcaaatagaACTTTAaaggttgtaatgtaggctaggggacgggtaggaaaactatataatagttaCTTACACCTCCCTAAGCACTTCACActtttagacttcatcacccattattttcttctctttattttcagccctaTGTTCAATAGTTAtctcacaagtaattctcatcatctcaacAATGCTTCaatcattttattattctttttttgttttctcaaatattttttttttcacatcatattctttcaaagagggatttttttcatcactttgtagctatcattgattaccttttTCACTCAACCATCCCCTTTCTTCAGATATAACAATTATAATAAGGCTATGCTAAAGTGCTCAAGGAAGaaaggtgcaaaaactagggattcaactaAATAGTTAAGGGAAAAATATGATTACCAATAAAAGGCCACAGGTTCGAAAGGTTAACAAGTGATATAATATctgaaaaaactaaaatacaagacaaatcaaagaaagcctattattatctcctaaacaaagtaacactttttatttcgcttcaataacatgcatgacaagttctagactaagatgcaagCATGAAATAAACAAATTGTCACCCATGGAACAAGTATCAATaaagatggatcaattccacttctaagagatccgtgatcataacaaactacaaaataaaataagttatttacaaagtcacaaccatgaacATAGGTGTCAGAGAGTTTGTAATTTCATTAGCAATCAAGTATTCAtaagaaaaaaactataaaaaaaattaggctCAAATAGCAAGTATCAAACAAATCAAAAgggttgttttttcttttctctccaaaaaaagaaaaaaattactccCTAAAATAAGTtactcggttcaaagggactatcctcagaaaaagaaaggaaaacaaaagtCGAGGAGCCCATCCTaaaaaaagactcaataaaaatataaaaactaggaattcattcctccacgctatgtccccaaagcatcaattaaaatttaaaacaagggttaaGGAAAACTCCATGAGGCCTCTTGGCCTAGCTAGTAACATGTTTTGTCAATTTTCATCAAGGTTGTACGCACCCTATACTTAAGCTCAAACGTGTTCCTTTGCTTCAAATTTTTACATACTCAAACTTTCCGTAATCCGCAAAATAAAAAAGCAACACAAAAaatgacacaaaaaaaataataataagaagctAAACTATAAATTGGGTTGCTTCCCAATAAGCGCCTAATTTAATGTCGCGGTACGACACAAGTAAACTCACCACTTTTCTTTCCactttgaacttatgaattgtacTTCTAGCTTTGTATCCATTTTTCTGCTCCTATCAAGGAGTGGTGGTATAAAGATAAAGAAGCGAAGTAATGGATGATGCATGTAGGATTGCTTGGCTCTGAAGTGATGCATGTTATTTTGTCTCTTTTTGGGTGCAACGTTAAGAATGTAGAATTCTTATTCCTCATCCTCACACTTATCCATTAGCTCAGATGACTTGAAAGATATATCAacatctaaacataatgttgaaaaatgatttaaatggGGTATGATACGTCCCTTCTCCAAACTTACACCAAATGCAACATGCTCACTTTTATACTCCTCAAACGTGGCATTTCAAGAAAAACGTGATTGCATTGTATCTCCTCCTGTTTTAGATCCTCAATTTGACTTTTGAGTGCCTTTTTCAGTATCACAAAAttcataattgaattgttgagcgTCAAATGCAACAATCTTTGCATTCAATTCATTGCTTAAGTTCTGAATATGCAAGACAAACATATCAACCTCTTGCATGcactttattttttctatctaCAACGTATGACATCCCATATATGATTCTTCTAAAGTGCTCTACATATTCCTCTACTAATTTTCTACAAGAATCCATACTATCAAAGGAACAAAGATTATTAGAATCTTCATGAGAGGGTTTCGGAGTAGGGTAGCAACACACGGTACAATCGAAGTACAGACCACCACAAAATTCACAAGATAGAGATGGTGCACACAACTCTCCTACGGGAATATATTGACATTGTTGTCAAAAGTGGTCTCTTTTGCAATAAGGACAAGGTCTCATCAACCATGAATATTCATCATTCCACGCTATTTTTTGTGAAGAGTTCATCTCAAGAAGAGTATCAAttagcataaaaaatatatgtaccgaaaaaatagaaaaaacttaaataaataaaaataaaaagtataaccTAGAAGAATAGTTAATTTCTAAGTCCACGGTAACAGCgtcaaaaacttgttgctcccaattgcacaaCAAAGTATACGTGGCtacgcaagtaatatagtggctctaaAAGAGCCGGATTATCAAACTCAAATGGCTTGTCGATTAACTATATTACTAAATCATACTAGTCTaatttttttgatgatgacaagggaaacccggaGCCGCTACcttttgggtgcgcacagggtaaacccccactcctatgcaatagctcgtaaaccacataggagaggtaacccgcactaggcaagcccggtgtgacgagctcaacccagaaggcaaacccttgctttcgctggcaagggatttcaaacttgagacttccaacatggaagtcccaagcccaaaccactgggccaccccgaagggtcatactagtctaattatttattcaagcGTGCTAAAAgagtttaatttatatttatatataaaataatacaatgaTTAAATGATTAgattaatttacaatgtttggGACAATTTCAGGGTTGCAACATGCTAAGAATTCATGTATCAAATCTCTTTCATGGATTTCATACAGTTATCAAATCATTAATTTACAGGGTTGATATTATAATCATGATCTCTCGATCTCTAACAACCTACCCCAATTGGCCGTCTAACTACATAGTTAATCGGGGATAGACAGACTCAACTGAcaagcatttatatttcatcatgttAAGTAACCAAGCATGGTGTTTCTCTGAGTGTCAATCTTGAACACGAATCTGAACAAGAGGTATGCAAGAGGGACGCCCTCCTTATATTCTCTGCTCTATCTACCTCTCCGTTTATCGAGTTCAAGAATTgacattaaatttatttctatGGTGATGAagcatgaaatactaaaacaagaatataagaaTAATTTATACGATAATCAATATTCATCCAAACGAAATCAATATTCAACAATCATTCGCAGCCACAACCCCAGAACAAGGTTCTTTAGCTACTAATgtctaaaaaaagaagaaaaagaaaagaacccaAAAAGTATAATGACTTTTCCCTACACAGTATATcgttttttaataattattctcatgggctatttatagatgtaaaaaaaactttaaataaaataattgagtccaaaacaaACTAGAACCCAAAACCAAGAGAATTTGGGTTCCGCTTGAAGTGTGCATCGACTTCAATTGTTGATGTTGCCTTCAAATTCTGACACGTGGCCCAGCAGGTAAGTGTTCCATTTGCAATTCTAATTCTTTCTTTCAACTGCActacatgcatatatatatatatatatatatatattcaatttaatccattaagttgtCTAGTTTATTTCCTTCTATCATTTTtcttgtttaattcattttagcttcaaattttatcacctttacaccaatttactcctacaaatgAACTACACTATGTAGCACAATCCATAacattcatgctcaaaaaggataaataaaatattaagtgtgagacaaataataattaaaaatatttatgtttggCCTCACATTAGGAATTTCATATGGTGGTTGACTGCAAATCCTTGGATCAAGACGTGTtctctgataccatgaaagGAGGTTGAAGAACAATTTGCATAAATTTTCCACcgatcatattcatacattcatgaatatttatataattgttttattgtcacgacccgatttctcgacTCATGATGGagcctactataacccaccaatAGGCAAGCTAACCCGTATCCTGAAACTACAAGCAATGGGATTGAGGGCAGAAAACtaaaatcaaactaaaacaataacATAAATAACATGAATCATAGATGAAGTAGCGGAAgcaatacaaaatatatatacaaataagtGATCCCTCATAGAACCTAGAAGTCACATGTACAGAGCTattaacaaaatgagtacaagtcccaaaagtggaccacataAAAAAGACTGTCTCAAAAAGCAAAAGACAAGTCAATATATATAGATGGAGACTAGTATAGCACAAAACGCCaagtgctcacccccgtctccggatcatTCTATTGCAGTCATGATGTCAACACTGGTAGTTCGTGCTCGGACCTGCCTCATGAAAATAGATGcaaagtgtagtatgagtaacaatacaacaggtacccagtaggcctcataggccgactgagcaagaaaAGCAAATGTAATATGAAATGCGGGAATCTAAAACACTACCAGAAACAAGAACGAGTAATTTAACAAgtatgcacacgagtgtactaACACACAAAGAAAAGGAGAATAACCAACTATATTCGACcaggctcccataaacccgacgaaTACACTCGTGCACAAGCTAAAAGTAAAACCCGAATGGACtcccataagcccgacaggtTCAAGGAAGAGTTTAGAATGGAATAAGAGGATCTGACAAAGTTCCCAAGATTTTCACAACTTTCCGCGGACTCGAACCTAACTAATCAATATGCCTAAAGCTCATCCAGAACTGATAGGGTTTCAACACTTGAACCAAATTGAAGATGGAAAATGACGGACTTGAATTGAGATTTGGAGTAACCGAGGACTTGAACCAAGGCTAACGATAATCGTGGACTTGAACCACGTATAAATATGACCAAAGACTTGAACCAAGGTGAGAGCAGCCATGGACTTTAACCAAGCTGTAAGGAGCGGTGGACTTGAACCACAACCGCAAATGGCGGTGGACTTGAACAAAGGCTGAAGAAAGCCAAGATTAGAACCAAGGCTATAATACCAAGGCAAGGACTTGAACCACGCCCGCTAGAGTGAATTGGGGGACTTGAACCACGAATAGAGGCGAATCAACCAGAAATAGGATCACCGACCAAACGAATATCATGCCCAGAACTCCTAATCCAAGTGCCATCAATAAATCACTCCAGTCCAAACCATATCCAACCAGAATGGACGAGTAGCTTCCACACCAAGAATCAGAGATACCTGAACCAAAGGAAATAAGGGATTTATGGACATATGGTTCCAAGAGAAGTGTTACTGCCTAgataaggcccaaactatcagacaCAGGTCTGCTACATTAGTCTACAAGGAGTTAACCCGTCCGAAGCAACGTTGGGGAAATTGCAAGGCCTAATGGCTCCAAAAAgacgcaagtctatggcaaatACTAgcctaagcctagactaaggccaaacatgctCCAACAATATTCACAAATAAGACACACCACAATGAGAGGATGATCAAACAATATAATAGACATGCTTCAATTGCCCGGAATACCCCAATAGTAAACTAAGACATGGATTCTAGGAATTCAACATCATTAACCACCAATTCAACCCCAAATTCATACAAATCAACATACAATTACTTAATCATgcctattctaaggaaaggaaAGTCGTAACCTACCGTAGGTCGATCGAACGCGCTCCAAATCACGTT
Proteins encoded in this window:
- the LOC125865234 gene encoding hyoscyamine 6-dioxygenase-like; translated protein: MTNLMISSKVEALPPTYVLPMHERPLAPVPIVKEIPVIDLGEERAVVTQQLVKALEQYGFFQVINHGVPEDLMDKAMKVYEEFFNLPVKQKENYAEKAETLYTNNPKHHASKEHKYWKEVLEHNCNIDGQDKQTWPSNPPTFREVIGAYSSEIRKLSMIIFDLVSKGLGLEAGYFGKGHGQRMFVNHYPICPDPSSTLGTGGHCDPNLITICQQQVYGLQILKNDEWIGVEPLPHAFVVNFGLLITVVTNGKLKSVAHRVVTNTTQARTAIGTYFCPANVVEPAKSFVGPDNPPLFKPFKWGTEFLPHYFNNRAVYHATLEAFKISA